In Streptomyces sp. NBC_01551, one DNA window encodes the following:
- the rsfS gene encoding ribosome silencing factor, translated as MTATDRSIELITAAAQAAADRLAHDIIAYDVSDVLSITDAFLLASAPNDRQVKSIVDEIEERLLKELGAKPVRREGDRDARWILLDYIDIVVHVQHSEERVFYALERLWKDCPEIDLPEDAKLTKGKAEEHAKLREAQGDEDLDGDLF; from the coding sequence GTGACCGCCACGGACCGCTCCATCGAGCTCATCACCGCCGCCGCCCAGGCCGCGGCCGACCGGCTCGCGCACGACATCATCGCGTACGACGTCAGCGACGTGCTGTCGATCACCGACGCCTTCCTGCTCGCCTCGGCCCCCAACGACCGCCAGGTCAAGTCGATCGTGGACGAGATCGAGGAGCGCCTGCTCAAGGAGCTCGGCGCCAAGCCGGTGCGCCGCGAGGGCGACCGCGACGCCCGCTGGATCCTGCTCGACTACATCGACATCGTCGTGCACGTCCAGCACAGCGAGGAGCGGGTCTTCTACGCGCTGGAGCGCCTGTGGAAGGACTGCCCCGAGATCGACCTCCCCGAGGACGCCAAGCTCACCAAGGGCAAGGCGGAGGAGCACGCCAAGCTGCGTGAGGCGCAGGGCGACGAGGACCTGGACGGTGATCTGTTCTGA
- the leuS gene encoding leucine--tRNA ligase: MSETNTPAPEAAEAHRYTAAMAADIEARWQDVWDAQGTYEAPNPTGDLAGDPAVVARPKKFIMDMFPYPSGAGLHVGHPLGYIATDVYARHQRMTGHNVLHTLGFDAFGLPAEQYAVQTGTHPRVSTEANIENMKVQLRRLGLGHDKRRSFATIDPDYYKWTQWIFLQIYNSWYDAQARKARPIAELIAAFEDGSREVPAGVAGGRAWAELTAGERADVLNEYRLAYSSDAPVNWCPGLGTVLANEEVTADGRSERGNFPVFKAKLSQWNMRITAYADRLLDDLDALDWPEAIKLQQRNWIGRSEGARVDFALGDEAITVFTTRPDTLFGATYMVLAPEHPLVEKFIPAAWPEGTHDVWTGGHATPAEAVAAYRKQAASKSDVERQAEAKDKTGVFTGEYAINPVSGDKVPVFIADYVLMGYGTGAIMAVPAHDSRDFEFARAFELPMRCVVQPSDGRGTDPAEWDEAFVSHDATLVNSVGEGISLDGLGVAEAKAAITDWLAERGIGEGTVNFRLRDWLFSRQRYWGEPFPIVYDEDGVAHSLPESMLPLELPEVEDYSPRTFEPDDALSQPETPLSRKADWVNVELDLGDGRGVRAYRRETNTMPNWAGSCWYELRYLDPNNASALVDPEIEQYWMGPREGQPHGGVDLYVGGAEHAVLHLLYARFWSKVLFDLGHVSSVEPFHKLFNQGMIQAYVYRDERGFPVTATEVEERDGKFFFEGEPVKRELGKMGKSLKNAVTPDEICEEYGADTLRLYEMAMGPLDVSRPWDTRAVVGQYRLLQRLWRNIVDEETGAVTVVDAEPAEDTLRALHKAIDGAGGDLAGLRFNTAIAKITELNNALTKAGRPLERSVAERLVLLVAPLAPHVAEELWHRLGHRESVVHQDFPVADPAYVVDETVTCVVQIKGKVKARLEVAPTISEGDLEKLALGDEAVVAALGGAEIRKVIVRAPKLVNIVV, encoded by the coding sequence ATGAGCGAGACGAACACCCCGGCCCCCGAGGCGGCCGAGGCGCACCGCTACACGGCTGCCATGGCCGCCGACATCGAGGCACGCTGGCAGGACGTATGGGACGCACAGGGCACGTACGAGGCCCCCAACCCGACCGGTGACCTGGCTGGGGACCCCGCGGTCGTCGCGCGGCCCAAGAAGTTCATCATGGACATGTTCCCGTACCCGTCCGGTGCGGGCCTGCACGTCGGGCACCCGCTCGGGTACATCGCCACCGACGTCTACGCCCGCCACCAGCGGATGACCGGCCACAACGTCCTGCACACCCTGGGCTTCGACGCCTTCGGCCTGCCGGCCGAGCAGTACGCCGTGCAGACCGGCACGCACCCGCGCGTGTCGACCGAGGCGAACATCGAGAACATGAAGGTCCAGCTGCGCCGCCTGGGCCTGGGCCACGACAAGCGCCGCTCGTTCGCCACGATCGACCCGGACTACTACAAGTGGACCCAGTGGATCTTCCTGCAGATCTACAACTCCTGGTACGACGCGCAGGCCAGGAAGGCCCGGCCGATCGCCGAGCTGATCGCCGCCTTCGAGGACGGCTCCCGTGAGGTCCCGGCCGGCGTCGCGGGCGGCCGCGCCTGGGCGGAGCTGACCGCCGGCGAGCGGGCCGACGTACTGAACGAGTACCGGCTGGCGTACTCCTCCGACGCGCCCGTGAACTGGTGCCCGGGCCTGGGCACCGTCCTGGCCAACGAGGAGGTCACCGCGGACGGCCGTTCCGAGCGCGGCAACTTCCCCGTCTTCAAGGCCAAGCTGAGCCAGTGGAACATGCGGATCACCGCCTACGCGGACCGCCTGCTGGACGACCTGGACGCGCTGGACTGGCCCGAGGCCATCAAGCTGCAGCAGCGCAACTGGATCGGCCGCAGCGAGGGCGCGCGCGTCGACTTCGCGCTGGGCGACGAGGCGATCACCGTCTTCACCACCCGCCCCGACACCCTGTTCGGCGCCACCTACATGGTGCTGGCGCCCGAGCACCCGCTGGTCGAGAAGTTCATCCCGGCCGCCTGGCCCGAGGGCACCCACGACGTGTGGACCGGCGGGCACGCCACCCCCGCGGAGGCCGTCGCGGCCTACCGCAAGCAGGCCGCCTCGAAGTCCGACGTCGAGCGGCAGGCCGAGGCCAAGGACAAGACCGGTGTCTTCACCGGCGAGTACGCGATCAACCCGGTCAGCGGCGACAAGGTCCCGGTCTTCATCGCCGACTACGTGCTGATGGGCTACGGCACCGGCGCGATCATGGCCGTCCCGGCGCACGACAGCCGAGACTTCGAGTTCGCGCGCGCCTTCGAGCTGCCGATGCGCTGCGTCGTGCAGCCGAGCGACGGCCGCGGGACCGACCCGGCCGAGTGGGACGAGGCGTTCGTCTCCCACGACGCCACGCTGGTCAACTCGGTGGGCGAGGGCATCTCCCTGGACGGCCTGGGCGTCGCCGAGGCCAAGGCCGCCATCACCGACTGGCTGGCCGAGCGCGGCATCGGCGAGGGCACCGTCAACTTCCGCCTGCGCGACTGGCTGTTCAGCCGCCAGCGGTACTGGGGCGAGCCCTTCCCGATCGTCTACGACGAGGACGGCGTCGCGCACTCGCTGCCCGAGTCGATGCTGCCGCTGGAGCTGCCGGAGGTCGAGGACTACTCGCCGCGCACCTTCGAGCCGGACGACGCGCTGTCGCAGCCGGAGACCCCGCTGTCGCGCAAGGCCGACTGGGTCAACGTGGAGCTGGACCTGGGCGACGGGCGCGGCGTGCGCGCGTACCGCCGCGAGACCAACACCATGCCGAACTGGGCCGGCTCCTGCTGGTACGAGCTGCGCTACCTGGACCCGAACAACGCGTCGGCGCTGGTGGACCCGGAGATCGAGCAGTACTGGATGGGCCCGCGCGAGGGCCAGCCGCACGGCGGCGTCGACCTGTACGTGGGCGGCGCCGAGCACGCCGTACTGCACCTGCTGTACGCGCGCTTCTGGTCGAAGGTGCTGTTCGACCTGGGCCACGTCTCCTCGGTCGAGCCGTTCCACAAGCTGTTCAACCAGGGCATGATCCAGGCCTACGTCTACCGCGACGAGCGCGGCTTCCCGGTCACGGCCACCGAGGTCGAGGAGCGCGACGGCAAGTTCTTCTTCGAGGGCGAGCCGGTCAAGCGCGAGCTGGGCAAGATGGGCAAGTCCCTCAAGAACGCCGTCACGCCCGACGAGATCTGCGAGGAGTACGGCGCCGACACGCTGCGCCTGTACGAGATGGCGATGGGCCCGCTGGACGTCTCGCGTCCGTGGGACACCCGGGCCGTGGTGGGCCAGTACCGGCTGCTGCAGCGCCTGTGGCGCAACATCGTGGACGAGGAGACGGGCGCGGTGACGGTCGTCGACGCCGAGCCCGCCGAGGACACGCTGCGCGCGCTGCACAAGGCGATCGACGGAGCCGGCGGCGACCTGGCGGGGCTGCGGTTCAACACCGCCATCGCGAAGATCACCGAGCTGAACAACGCCCTGACGAAGGCGGGCCGGCCGCTGGAGCGGTCCGTCGCGGAGCGGCTGGTGCTGCTGGTCGCGCCGCTGGCCCCGCACGTCGCGGAGGAGCTGTGGCACCGGCTGGGGCACCGCGAGTCGGTCGTCCACCAGGACTTCCCGGTCGCGGACCCGGCGTACGTCGTGGACGAGACCGTGACCTGCGTGGTGCAGATCAAGGGCAAGGTCAAGGCGCGGCTGGAGGTGGCGCCGACGATCTCCGAGGGCGACCTGGAGAAGCTGGCGCTGGGCGACGAGGCGGTCGTGGCGGCGCTGGGCGGTGCGGAGATCCGCAAGGTGATCGTGCGCGCGCCGAAGCTGGTCAACATCGTCGTCTGA
- a CDS encoding LCP family protein — translation MNDRQQQPYDPYAAQEQQLIGYDAYGRPVYGQVPAQPAAPAGAPQQYEPSYEQQYGYDYQGYDQQQYYPQQPAAQEYPRQGADQGYGYETQQAPQAQQWIPQQTAPEPESAPEPEPVSRTAERIPEPRRAESAPGGDYRTEQFAFIDQADEESDDVIDWLAFTESRTERREEARRRGRNRVVALIVVLALFVVGGLGYLWYAGKLPFLDGPGQKKGAAAAGGAQKRDMIVVHLHNTKKGGTSTALLVDNVTTKQGATVLLPNTLTVPQQDGAGLALGKAVEEGGLGTGEALDTVLGTSIGGTWRLDTPFLERLVELVGGIDVDTDTAVPADDKAKTPAVGQGQKQHLSGAMAVAYATYRAQGEPEAKQLQRTGGVLHAVLRKIPSDPKAAAVTVESMGQILDPALNAQTLGAMLARIGEHAKVGDYRTELLAVKADGSLTDEANKTVVKEVLGGNFTAAPAGAAPRVGLKDATGDAKTQVAAKAALLNGGYTFVDGGKADKTQTASQITYQDDAQRERAIEVAKTLGLAETAVKKAENAVNADVVVTLGKDYKPS, via the coding sequence GTGAACGACCGACAGCAGCAGCCGTACGACCCGTACGCCGCCCAGGAGCAGCAGCTCATCGGCTACGACGCGTACGGTCGGCCGGTGTACGGCCAGGTGCCCGCGCAGCCCGCCGCCCCGGCCGGGGCCCCGCAGCAGTACGAGCCGTCGTACGAGCAGCAGTACGGCTACGACTACCAGGGCTACGACCAGCAGCAGTACTACCCGCAGCAGCCCGCCGCCCAGGAGTACCCCCGGCAGGGCGCCGACCAGGGCTACGGCTACGAGACGCAGCAGGCCCCGCAGGCCCAGCAGTGGATCCCGCAGCAGACGGCCCCCGAGCCGGAGTCCGCGCCGGAACCGGAACCCGTGTCCCGCACGGCGGAGCGGATCCCCGAACCGCGCCGGGCCGAGTCCGCGCCGGGCGGCGACTACCGCACCGAGCAGTTCGCCTTCATCGACCAGGCCGACGAGGAATCCGACGACGTCATCGACTGGCTCGCCTTCACCGAGAGCCGGACCGAACGCCGCGAGGAGGCCCGCCGCCGCGGCCGCAACCGGGTGGTGGCGCTGATCGTCGTCCTCGCGCTGTTCGTCGTCGGCGGCCTCGGCTACCTCTGGTACGCGGGCAAGCTGCCGTTCCTCGACGGCCCCGGGCAGAAGAAGGGCGCCGCTGCCGCGGGCGGGGCGCAGAAGCGCGACATGATCGTCGTCCACCTGCACAACACCAAGAAGGGCGGCACCTCCACGGCGCTGCTCGTCGACAACGTCACCACCAAGCAGGGCGCCACCGTCCTGCTCCCGAACACCCTCACCGTCCCCCAGCAGGACGGGGCCGGCCTGGCCCTCGGCAAGGCGGTCGAGGAGGGCGGCCTCGGCACCGGCGAGGCCCTCGACACCGTCCTCGGCACCAGCATCGGCGGCACCTGGCGGCTGGACACGCCGTTCCTGGAGCGGCTGGTCGAGCTGGTCGGCGGCATCGACGTCGACACCGACACCGCGGTCCCGGCCGACGACAAGGCCAAGACCCCGGCCGTGGGCCAGGGCCAGAAGCAGCACCTGAGCGGCGCGATGGCCGTCGCGTACGCCACGTACCGAGCCCAGGGCGAGCCGGAGGCCAAGCAGCTCCAGCGGACCGGCGGCGTGCTCCACGCCGTCCTGCGCAAGATCCCCAGCGATCCGAAGGCGGCCGCGGTCACGGTCGAGAGCATGGGCCAGATCCTGGACCCCGCGCTGAACGCCCAGACCCTCGGCGCCATGCTCGCCAGGATCGGCGAGCACGCGAAGGTGGGGGACTACCGCACCGAGCTCCTCGCCGTGAAGGCGGACGGCTCCCTCACCGACGAGGCCAACAAGACCGTCGTCAAGGAGGTCCTGGGCGGCAACTTCACGGCCGCGCCGGCCGGAGCGGCGCCCCGGGTCGGCCTCAAGGACGCCACCGGCGACGCGAAGACGCAGGTCGCGGCCAAGGCGGCACTGCTGAACGGCGGCTACACCTTCGTGGACGGCGGCAAGGCCGACAAGACCCAGACCGCCTCGCAGATCACGTACCAGGACGACGCGCAGCGGGAACGGGCGATCGAGGTCGCCAAGACGCTGGGGCTGGCGGAGACGGCCGTGAAGAAGGCCGAGAACGCCGTGAACGCGGACGTCGTGGTGACCCTGGGCAAGGACTACAAACCGTCCTGA
- a CDS encoding ComEA family DNA-binding protein — protein MTTRTTRTRTSRPARATSGPGRPRLSDGRLRYRRGGRRGADPHPDPGVVRRRAEALLGGGAAVAPPVPELPPDPLPPPEPPPPEVEQPGRLPAGVGRSLALRERLPVWLQVRCGVEPRTVAAVGVVLVAAVGFAAQQYWSGRPQPVTAPAVVAPAPVPAPAPAPGPGPVPSSAGGGGRIVVDVSGKVRDPGVRRLPAGSRVEDALTAAGGVRPGTDTTGLNRARVLVDGEQVLVGASAQPVPGASGPGAGAGAGPGAGAGPLSLGSATVEQLDGLPGVGPVLAQHIVDFRTARGGFRSVEELRQVNGIGERRFADLRKLVRP, from the coding sequence ATGACGACTCGAACGACTCGAACGCGTACCTCCCGTCCCGCCCGCGCCACCAGTGGCCCCGGCCGTCCCCGGCTCTCCGACGGCCGTCTGCGGTATCGCCGCGGCGGCCGGCGGGGCGCCGATCCGCATCCGGATCCCGGTGTGGTGCGGCGGCGGGCCGAGGCCCTGCTGGGTGGTGGTGCGGCGGTGGCACCACCCGTGCCCGAGCTGCCGCCGGATCCTCTGCCGCCGCCCGAGCCGCCGCCTCCGGAGGTGGAGCAGCCTGGGCGGCTGCCCGCCGGGGTGGGCCGGAGTCTGGCGTTACGGGAGCGGCTGCCGGTGTGGCTGCAAGTCCGGTGCGGGGTGGAGCCGCGGACGGTGGCCGCCGTGGGGGTGGTGCTCGTCGCCGCCGTCGGGTTCGCCGCGCAGCAGTACTGGTCGGGGCGCCCGCAGCCCGTGACCGCGCCGGCCGTGGTGGCTCCCGCTCCGGTCCCGGCCCCGGCGCCCGCGCCCGGGCCTGGGCCCGTGCCGTCGTCCGCCGGCGGGGGCGGCCGGATCGTGGTCGACGTCAGCGGGAAGGTCCGGGATCCCGGGGTCCGCCGGCTGCCCGCCGGATCGCGGGTGGAGGACGCGCTGACCGCCGCCGGGGGAGTGCGCCCGGGCACGGACACCACCGGGCTGAACCGGGCCCGGGTGCTGGTGGACGGGGAGCAGGTGCTCGTCGGCGCCTCCGCGCAGCCCGTTCCCGGGGCTTCCGGTCCGGGTGCCGGTGCCGGTGCGGGGCCGGGTGCGGGGGCCGGGCCGCTGAGCCTCGGCAGTGCCACCGTCGAGCAGTTGGACGGCCTGCCCGGGGTGGGCCCGGTGCTCGCGCAGCACATCGTGGACTTCCGGACCGCGCGCGGGGGATTCCGCTCCGTGGAGGAGCTCCGCCAGGTCAACGGCATCGGTGAGCGCCGCTTCGCCGACCTGCGCAAGCTGGTGCGGCCGTGA
- a CDS encoding YceI family protein translates to METAGSASSHTSATLSLPATAGLLSCRVLDTVHQPVRQARFEVTDPIGRRIVSGETDPFGGFTAAVPEGEYRLSVTAEGYAPFHGATLVGDPAQPGTGEIILDAVEPPLLPAPGHWELDPAHSSIAFTARHIGFARIHGRFNTFAGAVRIADRMEDSSMHVIIDAASIDTGLRMRDDHLRSADFLDSARYPTVEFYSERFIHRSGSRWTVAGALTLHGVNRSVTLDTQYLGLGTGLEGEPRAACRATAELHREDFTLNWQSILAQGIAAVGSNVEVELDVQIVHKA, encoded by the coding sequence ATGGAGACGGCCGGGAGTGCCAGCTCACACACATCCGCGACCTTGTCATTGCCGGCCACCGCGGGCCTCTTGAGCTGCCGGGTCCTGGACACGGTCCATCAGCCCGTCCGCCAGGCCAGGTTCGAGGTGACCGACCCGATCGGCCGACGGATCGTCAGTGGCGAGACGGATCCGTTCGGCGGGTTCACCGCCGCAGTGCCGGAGGGGGAGTACCGGCTCTCCGTCACGGCCGAGGGCTACGCGCCCTTCCACGGGGCGACGCTCGTCGGGGACCCGGCGCAGCCGGGCACGGGGGAGATCATCCTCGACGCGGTGGAGCCCCCGCTGCTCCCGGCGCCGGGGCACTGGGAGCTCGACCCGGCGCATTCGTCGATCGCCTTCACGGCGCGGCACATCGGCTTCGCCCGGATCCACGGCCGGTTCAACACGTTCGCCGGAGCGGTGCGGATAGCCGACCGCATGGAGGACTCCTCCATGCACGTCATCATCGACGCGGCGAGCATCGACACGGGGCTGCGGATGCGGGACGACCACCTGCGCTCCGCCGACTTCCTGGACTCCGCCCGGTATCCGACCGTGGAGTTCTACAGCGAGCGGTTCATCCACCGCAGCGGCAGCCGCTGGACGGTCGCGGGGGCCCTGACGCTGCACGGCGTCAACCGCTCCGTCACCCTGGACACCCAGTACCTCGGCCTCGGCACGGGCCTGGAGGGCGAGCCCCGAGCCGCCTGCCGGGCCACCGCCGAACTGCACCGCGAGGACTTCACCCTGAACTGGCAGTCGATCCTGGCGCAGGGGATCGCCGCCGTCGGCTCGAACGTCGAGGTGGAGCTGGACGTCCAGATCGTCCACAAGGCGTAG
- the nadD gene encoding nicotinate-nucleotide adenylyltransferase → MGEQEVPTGPVKRRLGVMGGTFDPIHHGHLVAASEVAALFHLDEVVFVPTGEPWQKSQRAVSPAEDRYLMTVIATASNPQFSVSRIDIDRGGPTYTIDTLRDLSALNVDADLFFITGADALAQILTWRNADELFSLAHFIGVTRPGHVLTDDGLPEGGVSLVEVPALAISSTDCRVRVANGDPVWYLVPDGVVRYIDKRELYRGV, encoded by the coding sequence ATGGGAGAGCAGGAAGTGCCTACCGGCCCGGTCAAGCGCCGGCTCGGCGTGATGGGCGGGACATTCGACCCGATCCACCACGGACACCTGGTCGCCGCCAGCGAGGTGGCCGCGCTGTTCCACCTCGACGAGGTGGTGTTCGTACCGACCGGTGAGCCGTGGCAGAAGTCCCAGCGGGCCGTGTCGCCCGCCGAGGACCGCTACCTCATGACGGTCATCGCGACCGCCTCGAACCCCCAGTTCTCGGTGAGCCGCATCGACATCGACCGCGGCGGGCCGACGTACACCATCGACACCCTGCGGGACCTGAGCGCCCTCAACGTCGACGCCGACCTGTTCTTCATCACCGGCGCCGACGCGCTCGCGCAGATCCTGACCTGGCGCAACGCCGACGAGCTGTTCTCGCTCGCCCACTTCATCGGCGTGACACGCCCCGGGCACGTGCTCACCGACGACGGACTGCCCGAGGGCGGCGTCTCGCTGGTCGAGGTGCCCGCGCTGGCGATCTCGTCCACGGACTGCCGCGTGCGGGTCGCCAACGGGGACCCCGTCTGGTACCTGGTACCGGACGGTGTCGTGCGTTACATCGACAAGCGTGAGCTGTACCGGGGAGTCTGA
- a CDS encoding DegV family protein, with protein MSRHVAIVTDSTAYLPQPAMARHGITSIPLTVVLGDEALEEGTEISARSLAVALQKRRSVTTSRPSPEEFVRAYRAAADAGASGIVSLHLSAEFSGTYDAAVVAAKTAPVPVRVVDTGMVAMALGFCALAAAEAAEAGGSVDEAVAAAEKRAADMSAYFYVDTLDYLRRGGRIGAAQALLGSALAVKPLLTLDGGRIEMLEKVRTASKAIARLEELAVERAGTASVDVAVHHLAAPERAEKLAQRLRERIPGLVELHVSEVGAVIGAHTGPGLLAAVVSPR; from the coding sequence ATGTCCCGCCATGTCGCGATCGTCACCGATTCCACGGCCTACCTGCCCCAACCGGCGATGGCGCGGCACGGGATCACCTCCATCCCCCTCACAGTGGTGCTCGGCGACGAGGCCCTTGAGGAGGGCACCGAGATCTCGGCCCGCAGCCTCGCCGTGGCCCTGCAGAAGCGCCGCTCGGTCACCACCTCCCGCCCCAGCCCGGAGGAGTTCGTACGGGCCTACCGGGCCGCCGCCGACGCGGGCGCGAGCGGGATCGTGAGCCTGCACCTGTCCGCCGAGTTCTCCGGCACCTACGACGCGGCCGTGGTCGCCGCGAAGACCGCCCCGGTACCGGTGCGCGTCGTCGACACCGGCATGGTCGCGATGGCCCTCGGCTTCTGCGCCCTCGCCGCCGCCGAGGCGGCCGAGGCCGGCGGATCCGTCGACGAGGCCGTGGCCGCCGCCGAGAAGCGCGCCGCCGACATGTCCGCGTACTTCTACGTCGACACCCTCGACTACCTCCGCCGCGGCGGCCGGATCGGCGCCGCGCAGGCTCTGCTCGGGTCCGCCCTCGCGGTCAAGCCGCTGCTGACGCTGGACGGCGGGCGGATCGAGATGCTGGAGAAGGTGCGTACGGCCTCCAAGGCGATCGCCCGGCTGGAGGAGCTGGCCGTCGAGCGGGCGGGCACCGCCAGCGTGGACGTCGCCGTGCACCACCTCGCGGCGCCGGAGCGGGCTGAGAAGCTCGCGCAGCGGCTCCGCGAGCGCATCCCCGGGCTGGTCGAGCTGCACGTCAGCGAGGTCGGCGCGGTGATCGGCGCGCACACGGGGCCGGGGCTGCTGGCGGCGGTCGTGTCGCCTCGCTGA
- the holA gene encoding DNA polymerase III subunit delta has translation MATRKNPTDDPLAPLTLAVGQEDLLLDRAVREVVAAARAADADTDVRDLASEQLQPGTLAELTSPSLFSERKVLIVRNAQDLSADTVKEVKAYLAAPYEEIILVLLHAGGVKGKGLLDAARKAGAREVACPKMTKAADRLSFVRGEFRTLGRSATPEACQTLVDAIGSDLRELASAAAQLCADVEGTIDEAVVGRYYTGRAEASSFTVADRAVEGRAAEALEALRWSLSTGVAPVLITSALAQAVRAIGKLASAPRGARPGDLARDLGMPPWKIDRVRQQMRGWSADGVADALRAVAAADAGVKGGGDDPEYALEKAVVAVARAARPHRR, from the coding sequence ATGGCCACCAGGAAGAACCCCACCGACGATCCGCTCGCCCCGCTCACCCTCGCGGTGGGGCAGGAGGACCTGCTGCTCGACCGTGCCGTCCGGGAGGTGGTGGCGGCCGCCCGTGCCGCCGACGCCGACACGGACGTGCGGGACCTCGCGTCCGAGCAGCTCCAGCCCGGCACGCTGGCCGAGCTGACCAGCCCCTCGCTCTTCTCCGAGCGCAAGGTCCTGATCGTGCGCAATGCGCAGGACCTGTCCGCGGACACGGTGAAGGAAGTGAAGGCGTACCTCGCGGCGCCGTACGAGGAGATCATCCTCGTCCTCCTCCACGCGGGCGGCGTCAAGGGCAAGGGCCTGCTGGACGCGGCGCGGAAGGCGGGGGCCCGGGAGGTCGCCTGCCCGAAGATGACGAAGGCGGCGGACCGGCTGTCGTTCGTACGGGGCGAGTTCCGGACGCTGGGCCGGTCGGCGACCCCCGAGGCGTGCCAGACGCTGGTCGACGCGATCGGCAGCGACCTGCGGGAGCTCGCGAGCGCGGCGGCGCAGCTGTGCGCGGACGTCGAGGGCACCATCGACGAGGCCGTGGTGGGCCGCTACTACACGGGCCGGGCGGAGGCCTCCAGCTTCACGGTCGCCGACCGCGCGGTCGAGGGGCGGGCGGCGGAGGCCCTGGAGGCCTTGCGCTGGTCCCTGTCCACGGGGGTGGCGCCGGTGCTGATCACCAGCGCGCTGGCGCAGGCGGTTCGGGCGATCGGCAAGCTGGCGTCCGCGCCGCGCGGGGCCCGCCCGGGTGACCTGGCGCGGGATCTGGGGATGCCGCCGTGGAAGATCGACCGGGTTCGCCAGCAGATGCGGGGGTGGTCGGCGGACGGGGTCGCGGATGCGTTGCGGGCCGTGGCCGCGGCCGATGCCGGGGTGAAGGGCGGGGGTGACGATCCCGAGTACGCGCTCGAGAAGGCGGTCGTGGCCGTGGCCCGTGCGGCGCGGCCGCACCGGCGCTAG
- a CDS encoding histidine phosphatase family protein gives MSATSTGTTARTGKTGRKIVLWRHGQTSWNLERRFQGSTDIELTETGVAQARRAARLLASLKPDAIVASDLRRAANTAAELAAVTGLPVTHDAALRETYAGEWQGLTHDEILGKYGEQYAAWKRGEPVRRGGGELETEVADRAAPVVLAHADRLPEGGTLVVVSHGGTIRTTIGRLLGLESYYWEGLGGLSNCCWSVLGEGARGWRLMEHNAGTLPEPVLGDDD, from the coding sequence CTGAGCGCGACGAGCACCGGCACGACCGCCAGGACCGGCAAGACCGGCCGCAAGATCGTCCTCTGGCGGCACGGCCAGACCTCGTGGAACCTGGAGCGCCGCTTCCAGGGCTCCACGGACATCGAGCTGACCGAGACGGGTGTGGCGCAGGCGCGCCGCGCCGCCCGGCTGCTCGCCTCGCTGAAGCCGGACGCCATCGTGGCCTCCGACCTGCGGCGGGCCGCCAACACGGCCGCCGAGCTCGCCGCCGTCACGGGCCTGCCCGTGACGCACGACGCGGCGCTGCGCGAGACGTACGCCGGCGAGTGGCAGGGCCTCACGCACGACGAGATCCTCGGCAAGTACGGCGAGCAGTACGCGGCGTGGAAGCGCGGTGAGCCCGTGCGCCGCGGCGGCGGCGAGCTGGAGACCGAGGTCGCCGACCGGGCCGCGCCGGTGGTGCTGGCGCACGCCGACCGGCTGCCGGAGGGCGGCACGCTCGTCGTGGTCAGCCACGGCGGCACCATCCGTACGACCATCGGCCGCCTGCTCGGCCTGGAGTCGTACTACTGGGAGGGCCTGGGCGGGCTTTCCAACTGCTGCTGGTCCGTCCTCGGCGAGGGCGCGCGCGGCTGGCGGCTGATGGAGCACAACGCCGGCACGCTGCCGGAACCCGTCCTCGGCGACGACGACTGA